The genome window TATACCTAAAATTTAACATTACATTAGACATACATTTTATGGTTATTTCAATCATTTATGAAAAAATTACAGACTGCCAATAGTGTGAATAACAAATTCATAGATTACAGGATATAATTGTTGATATTTCAAAAGGCCCTGTACAGAGTTTGGCAGAACTTGCAAACCTGTATCCATACACATAGCAACAAACCATAGCCTTTGTAAATTAAATGAAGGACAatggaaaaaaatatgatcaagatcacataaattaaaattacaatgtgCACAAACAGCAGAATCACTTAGCTCTAATCTGAATAGATGTGCAGCAAAACGACCATGACCAATGCGCAATCTACACATAGTTGTAATAAATCCCCTTTCTACATATTTTCTTTGGTATTCAAACCACGACTTGGTACTAGGTGCCAGGACTATTTCAGCTAGCCATTTCCCTTTGACTTCTTTGGATTTAGACCACGAGTTATTCCACCTTCTAATCATAAGTTCTTTAACAAAAGTTACTAAATCGGATTGAGGTACTTTTAAATCACAAACTTGGATATTTTCCGTAGATTTGGCAAGCTTGTCTACAAGTTCGTTACCAAAAATTCCTGAATGTCCCGGAACCCAGCAAAATTCAACAgtaatatttctatttaataaagaaCTTAAACAACTTCTTAACttataaatcaaataatttacaGATCCActtacacatttatttttaagtgctTGTAAAGCGCTCATGGAATCTGATAGAATTAAAAACTTATtctcatttatataattttcatgAATGTATTCTAAAGCGTAAATAATGCCTAATACTTCAGCCGAAAATACTGAAAAATAACTACTACATTCGAAAACCTTTCCTATGTTCAAAAAAGAGTCATAAAATGCAAAACTGGTCCTATCTTTAGTTTTAGATCCGTCAGtatataatttaacaaaatcagTCTTATCATCAAGAAACTCCAAAAAGTCATATTTCGATTCAAATTTGACCAGTTCAACCACCACGTCTCGCATAATATCATTGTATTCATGTTCAAAACAGGGAAGCAAATTAGACCAGTAGACTATATCTTGAAATTCAAAGTTTAAATAAGTTATAACATCACTTATGGAAGAAGAATTAGGAAAcgctattaaattataatttggaatatttacattatttaaatatctaTAAGTAACATCGTTATCACGACTAACCAACTTAAGACCATACTTGTCAGTGATATAACATCTGCGTACAAATAAAGGAACAATGCCAGCCTCTATTTCCAAAGAATTAATTGGAGATGACATCATAGCTCCAGTAATAATTCGTAGCGCCCTATTTTGGATAATATCTAATTTCCTTAAAAGATGGGTATTCGCATCagcaaaaaacatacaaccataATCGAAATGACTTCTAATTGTCGCGATATATATCGTTTTAAGGACCTTAGGATCTGCTCCCCATTTTACTCCAGTTAACGACTTCAATATGTTTAAACCCAATTCGGCTCTTTTAGAAATTGTATCAATATGAGTTTTCCAGGAAAGATCATAATCAAGAAATAGGCCAACGTATTTGACAAAAGACTGAGCAGGAATAACTTTAGAATTGTATAAAATTTGAGGAGAATGTAAGCCATTTTGAGAAAAGAGAATTACAGAAGATTTGGAAACATTAACCTCAAGTTTTAGGAAATTTGTTAATATGTTATGAATATTACGTAGACAACTGTTCATAATAGATTCACCAATTTTTATGtctttacaatttacatataaCACCAAATCATCAGCGTAAAATAAGTGCTTAACAGAAGCCGGAATTTGTTTCATGAAACAAACCAAACTTAGAATGAATATAAGAGGAGATAATACAGAACCTTGAGGAGTACCCTTTGTAGAAACTTTAGAACCTATTAACGAAGATCTAACTTTTAGAGTTATATATCGattattaagaaaattgaataACCAACGTAAAATATGTCCAGGAAACCCTAATAAAGACAAACTTTTAATAAGGTATGAGTGATCTATGTTATCAAAGGCCCCTTTGATGTCTAAAAAAACCGCCAAAGTATATTGGTTAGAACGAAAATTGTTCTTAACATCCCCAATTAAACAACTTAAGTTATCTATTGTGCTTTTACCTTTTCGAAAACCATATTGAGTACTTGGAATGACTTTGCTATTTTCAGAAAACCACTCTAGTCTATTTTTTAACATGGTTTCAAAAACTTTCGCAAAGCAAGATGTTAAGGAAATAGGCCTATATGACTCAACACAATTAGAATCCTTATAAGGTTTTAGTATCGGAACGACATGTTGCGTTTTCCACGTTGGGGGAATACAATGACTCTGccacaaattattaaatattttacacagtATTTCCTTAGCATGAAGAGGTAAGTTTTTAATCACTTTGTAAGAAATTAAATCAGGACCAGGtgcagtttcttttttattttctaatgcaGCTAAAAACTCACTAATAGAAAATGGGTTGACCATCCATTGAGCTTCCGGGCGGCCACGATTCTCAAAGTACTCATTAAGGTCACTATTTGATACATGATTATTGTCAGAAGCAATTTTGTCTAAAAACAATGTCGCATTGtcaggattttgaaagaaattgggGGATGAAGAAACGGAATTAAGTTTTGCATGTTTAAATCTTCGTATATAATCCCAAATTATTTTACTCGATGTCATGCGATTAAAGGAGGAACAAAGATTCAACCAACTCACGcgtttaatttcaaataatgtTCTTTTCTTTAAAGCATCTAGTTTTTTGTATATAATGAAATTTTCCATAGAAGGATATTGTTTGTAAGATCGTAAGGCAATTTTAGCTTGTAACACTACACGGTCACATTCATCATTCCACCACTGGGTAGCTTTTAAGCATTTATTCTTATGATGGTAACATTTTTTAGCAAATGTCATTAATATGTCATGTAAAATACTCAAATACTTTGTATAGTTTTCTAGAGGGTTTTCTACAAATTGAAAAACTTCAAATTTATCATCACATAACTTGTTAAACTTACACCAGTCAATCTTTTTAAAATTTACCTTAGCTAGAGAATTATCATCTTGTTGAGGATTAgataagttattactgttattagaaTAACATGTAGGAGTGGGCGAGTCAAAAACTACACTAATGAGCAAAGGGAAGTGATTACTACTAAGAAGATCATCAAGAACAGATACCGAACAACTAGAACTAAGAGCTCGGGATGCGAATACCAAATCCAAAACATTACCTTGTTGGCCAAATGGAGCGAAAGTGGTAATAGTGCCatcattcaaacaaattaaatcagAATTCTCCACATAAGCATGAAGAGCTTTACCCCTTCCATCATTGACTCTTGAACTCCAAGATGAGTGATGTGCGTTGAAGTCACCTATTATCAGACGATTATTACTTACAAATTTTGAACACGAATCTTTCAATGAATCTATAGTAAACTTACCATTCGGAGGTGGAGGAGCATATACACATAACATATCTAGAGAAAaattattaatgttaatattaattaatatattttgaaaatggtACTGTGATAAAGTGTTGACAATATTGAACTTGTATTTGGAACGAATTGCAATTGCAACACCGCCATGCGGATGGTTAGAGTCTCTTCTAATTACAGTAAACCCgggcaatttaataattttgctCGGGGTCAGCCAAGTTTCATTAAATAGTATGATGTCAACACTCTCGTCACAGCCATGCAAAAAATGTACAAGTTGACCCAGTTTTGGAAATAGACTTCTGGAGTTCCAAtgaagtatttttaattgtttgatACCCAACCTGTCCATAGTTTAAGTAGTAAAACTTGTTACAAGCACCTCTTTAATCATTTGGGAGGATATTGGCATAGGACCGGAGGAAGAATTTTTGACTTCTTTTTTCTTCATTAATTCTAAAATTGTTTTGGTGATTGCATTAAGAACAATATCAGAATTAATAATGTCAGCAATCATAGCACGTCCGTGAGGTGTTTTAGCAGGAGTTTTTGGAATCTTACTATTTAGATTATTACTGCTATTAGGTGCTACAGCTACTGCAGCTGCAGTTGCATAAGAGAATTTGCCATTTATCTTGTTCTTAATTTGTGCATTTTTTTCTGCCTTAACTGGACAGGTATAAGAAACTGCCGAATGGGGTCCACTACAGTTTGAGCACTTGAAGTCTGCTGGTGTGGTACATTCCTTGTAAAAATGTCCCGCCGAACAAATGGAACATACTTGAGTGCTTTTACAAGCTCCGCTGCCATGTCCGAACTTATAACACCTGAAGCACTGTAGCAAGGGTCTGATGTATTCCTGAACAGGCATCCAGATATGATCGTAGATTACATGGTCGGGTCTAGACGAGGTCATAAATGTAACCAGGACAGTTGGGAGTGGTTTGTATTGCCCATTGTCCTGTTTTTTCGTAAAGCGCTTTACACCAAGAATCATACAACTCGCTTTCAAGTCCTCGAGCAATGTCTCTTCACTTAGATCCACAGGAGCACGAATAATTCCTTGGCACTCTATGCTGTCATATGGGATTGTTGCCTTCCAAGTATTTGCTTGTAGTACTGGTTTGTTTAGCAAAAATGCATTTGCATCTTTGGCACATCCGAAATAAACTTTGACAAAAAAGTTACCCGCCGCCTTTACATATTGCACCCCAGTAATCTCTTTTAATATTCCATTAACTTTGAGGATGTCCATGGGGACTTTATGAGCCAGTTCATTAGAAGCAGATTGTAGCAGTACGGGGTACTCTCTTTTAGTCAAATCTTCATATATGGGGTTGTGGTCTTTGAAGAGACCGCGACGACTTTGTATGTATGTCATTTTTTGCTTACATGATGTGACTTCTGTATCGGAAACATCTTTATTTCTCCTTTTTGTTGTAGTTTTGGCGGCATCTGTTTCCATGGGGGAGGGGCCGCCGCCCGCACCCCCGCGTCCTGGGCTCATTCAATGAATATAATCACAAATTCAATTAACAGCAATTATTGATAATTAATAAGGAAAAATATGTTggttttgtcaataaaaaaggACTTTAAACACTataattgaaatattttcagTAAATCCGCCTTGTTTTATCGGTTTCCcgcccttttttttttttttctgtcaaaACAAAATGCTGATACCACAGGTAAGGAAAAGTACCCAGAAAAATGCTCAATGTTTTATCTGAACGCACCCATAATAACGCACCTcaatctatacttggtcaaccagatcttgacagtaaaaaaaggcggcaaatttgaaaaatgtaggcgcgaagggatatcgtcccatagcaaatttgaatttcgcgcctttttttactgacaagatttggttgaccagctatataattgtcaaaggactgtcttatttcaaacaaagacagagagaatcgtactatctttgtcttacacgaatactagcacccaaaagaaaaggatgagtatagtttttttatatactactgaaattaattaccttcttatacaattttagtgctatattcagattacagttctgataacttttaagtaatttgtaaataattatgatgtcaatattattaactgattaaaccaaacttgcgcacaacaaataaagcatttaaatttaacatggtAGAAATCGTAGTAACTTTGAATATGAATTGGTATCCCAAACTTTtcgtgtattttcaaaatacgtaAATGGCGCCGCTCAGAATTTATTCgtagaatattaaaaaaaatggttaaaaaaatgttgtgtgAGGGGTTGTAGAAGTGAAAGCTATGCTGATTGTGGAATATCTTTTCACAGGTAAGTcacaattattcaattttacgataaaaatacaaaacgatattgtcaaactcattagggtgactatgatgtcggcacgatgTGGATCGATCTTGCAGAATTATTATTACgtacttaatgtaaaaaaagtttacataaataggtatatctttatttcggcatgtttaattatttgagtGACGTAATGAGAGCTAtataattgccaaaatttaaatccaaagtccttaaacattacagattcatatttatgtgatttaaacataatatttaattactgaaacgttggttcaaactatttacatatatgtaatcgaTTCTATATAGACTGAACACACATTTCCGTCtgtagacaaaggcggcaaatttgaaaattttgttgCAATCACAGATCTACGATGAGTACGATGACGCTTACGCTTAATGAATAGCTGAAGTGTggaaaagggaagccatcacgtatatgaacacaccatgagtatgatattgatagtgataggtagtttgtaaaattattaagaGCATAAATAGTGAACcaaaagggccctccacaccCGTGCGCgattcgcggcgcgaagccgcgattcacgcacatagtctagaGGGGGCTAAAGAGAATTTAGAATTCTCTTTGATCTAACTCTAATATGCTTATCTTAGTGACAAGCGCCTTAGTTAAAAACTATAATAGACGGGCATACCGGGCCGCGACCCTGGATATCTGTCTCGCTCTCACATATAGCTGTGTTTTTAATGGACGTACGGCGGACCACCTTCGTcacaattatagctggtcaaccaaatcttgtcattaaaaaaaggcgcgaaattcaaattttctatgggacgatatcccttcgcgcctaaatttttcaaatttgccgccctttttctactgtcaagatctggttgaccaagtataacaatgATCGCGATCCAATACGCTCATCCAATCTGTAACAGCTTTTATAACTGACTTACTTaattaaagtggtatccagacgggactgatcaaatcagtcgatttgatcaggaaatttgcattccataatttccatagataattactatgaaaattggcatttatgtgtctgcacctgctgattcgattggagaatttcatcagattggcgaaaaattgtcttgtctggataccactttagtaAGGTTGTGTGAAGCGTTTTACAGAAGAGAAAAAAATCTATATCCATCCCTTTTCTGGAGCATTTATACTAGCATAGggaaaagacagtatgattctctacgACTATGCACGAATGAGAAAAATTTTTGGCCAAACTATATATTTAaacttatcctaatatcccacatacatatgacttatggtcaccctaattagaacgagatgcaaggctctggtttgacttctcatgtggacacactttttggcccgtgtactcgatccagtttattctctaggtccgtgaaagcaaactaaagtagggcaacactcaaagagcagtattgcgctaagaaaagcagcaatgtacatcgaaccaactcactcactcactcgcggtttattgaaaaaaattgaaacatggacggacaatttaaaagcgatgttaaaacaatgttaatcaaaatgatgaacaaatttgaatatatcaaaaacaactccctatcgtagtgcttatattctctttgttccctatctatgtcttgtaagtttactaaaataaaatcatatcaaaattcagataattagatagtgcatatatttgttatttacaatataatatgccacttgttaatgtaaattagtgtactgttctggatgaatatgacatacctgtgtaatttttttgattggtatatattgtacaatatacatattaaaaataaaacaactgatatttgggtgtttatttaatttaaaggtaaataagataagggtcacttttcgacttggttgcgttgtacacgtacataaaccgccatatgtaagtattgtctgaaaagatactacctactacgaacgccttatattgggcaagatttaatcctgcaacaaacatgtatggattaggtagatattgcgaaagaacggcgatataatcaaggctcttaatactgtttaaaaggtttacctttgtaaatagtcacaactgattgctgaaaatattagacatgtgggcctatggacggtttccaggacacaatttatggtcttgttggatagatttaggcatacgttttaattttatttatgccttttaaccctaaaacaaaaaactgaacataatcttaaaagttcgaaagagttcttccaatacttgtcataacctcaatttttagtaatgtttaccatcaacgagcatgattgtacattgtaggcgccttagctttgcttattcttatttaatgtattggtatttaatggtgacagcagaaatatctcttgaaacagaaacgattcagaatgaaaaccaaatgaaaacaaataaggtgacggctgtccacattccacagataaaacacagatgacacgcgttttggaattatttgaacacagtgttgctaacccgagatttttcaaatttgccgccttttactactgacaagatttggttgacggactttatctatgatcatgaatctagtataactggattgggcatgagtggtggggataactgacagaacgggatagtcttatgtatcattcagtaggagtagcagggaaagcgctattattgttggtCCTTGTCatagtctcacatcttgttttattccccaccgtaaattgaccaccgtgaatggtcgaattcatttgttgcccaccataacaaataaattcgaccaatcatagcgtcgcaatacgacgctatgattggtcgaatttatatgttttgtccacggacctagagaataaactggatcgagtacacgggccaaaaagtgtgtccacatgagaagtcaaaccagagccttgcatctcgttctaattagggtgaccataagtcatatgtatgtgggatattaggataagttTAAATATATAGTTTGGCCAAAAATTTTTCTCATTCGTGCAT of Cydia amplana chromosome 17, ilCydAmpl1.1, whole genome shotgun sequence contains these proteins:
- the LOC134655654 gene encoding uncharacterized protein LOC134655654, coding for MRDVVVELVKFESKYDFLEFLDDKTDFVKLYTDGSKTKDRTSFAFYDSFLNIGKVFECSSYFSVFSAEVLGIIYALEYIHENYINENKFLILSDSMSALQALKNKCVSGSVNYLIYKLRSCLSSLLNRNITVEFCWVPGHSGIFGNELVDKLAKSTENIQVCDLKVPQSDLVTFVKELMIRRWNNSWSKSKEVKGKWLAEIVLAPSTKSWFEYQRKYVERGFITTMCRLRIGHGRFAAHLFRLELSDSAVCAHCNFNLCDLDHIFFHCPSFNLQRLWFVAMCMDTGLQVLPNSVQGLLKYQQLYPVIYEFVIHTIGSL
- the LOC134655653 gene encoding uncharacterized protein LOC134655653; the encoded protein is MSPGRGGAGGGPSPMETDAAKTTTKRRNKDVSDTEVTSCKQKMTYIQSRRGLFKDHNPIYEDLTKREYPVLLQSASNELAHKVPMDILKVNGILKEITGVQYVKAAGNFFVKVYFGCAKDANAFLLNKPVLQANTWKATIPYDSIECQGIIRAPVDLSEETLLEDLKASCMILGVKRFTKKQDNGQYKPLPTVLVTFMTSSRPDHVIYDHIWMPVQEYIRPLLQCFRCYKFGHGSGACKSTQVCSICSAGHFYKECTTPADFKCSNCSGPHSAVSYTCPVKAEKNAQIKNKINGKFSYATAAAVAVAPNSSNNLNSKIPKTPAKTPHGRAMIADIINSDIVLNAITKTILELMKKKEVKNSSSGPMPISSQMIKEVLVTSFTT